Genomic segment of Tamandua tetradactyla isolate mTamTet1 chromosome 1, mTamTet1.pri, whole genome shotgun sequence:
CTGAGCTGTCCCGTTGCTGCCCAGCTGTGGGAAATGTGTGGCGGACAGCCTAGTCGTTGGCTCCTCTGGGCTCTGCTTAGGCTGCGAAGAGCAACCTTGCTCAGGTCCCCCCTTCCCGGGCCTGGTCCAGGTGGTGATGTAAGGCCTGGCCGGCCTGGCCTGACCTGGGTCAACCATGAGGAGCAATTCTCAACCCCAAGCTCCTGCTGAGCAATCTCCCTGGCCCTTCTGGGATGTTCATCCAGTATACACACCCTACACCCTGCTTCCACCTAAGTGAGAACCCGCGTGGTATGGGGAAATAAGCCCCATGTGCCTCTGGTGCTCAGACAAGGTAGGCCCTTGGCTGGCGTCTGCCTCTGTCCAATGCATGGGGCCACAGTGCAGCGGTGCCCTCTGCCCAGGCGGTAGCTGCTGCCCTGCTCTCCTGGCAGGAGGGGGCACCTCTAAAGGAGCCCAGGCAAAGgtgactgtgtgccaggcactgggggtCAAACCAGAAATCAGTGCCTGGGCCTTAGCTCCCCACACGAGCACTAGGCATATCTGCCCCAACCCCACCAACCTGAGGGGAAGGGACCACTGAGGGAAGAGGCTGCATCTGTCCTGCTCACTGCTGGACCCCAGGCAAATCTGAAGAAAGATTCTACACCCCTTGTGGATTCAGTCCTGCACTGTGGGACTTGAAATGCCCAAAACCCATGCCAAAGGAAGAGGCAGTGCCTGTATGGGGAAGACCCCCGGGGAACAGGCCCTGGTGACCTAGGCTGGGGACACAGGAGAGGGAGCTGGAGCCCACTGGAGGACACCCAGAGCCCAGGCCCTGCAGTTCAGCACCCGACAGGCTTTGCAACCCTCATGGGGCCCTAGGCATCTGCTGTCTGCTTCCTGTGGTGATTGGCCACAAGATCTCTAAACCGAAAGAAACCCAGGCCTTCCTcaattttggggggaaaaaagaaagaaggctgGGTCCTGGGCCTTcctgagggaaggaaaggaacgATGGATActgtcttcagagaaaaggcGTGCGGGGCAGTCAGGAGTGCCCCTGAGTCCCTGAAGAAAGCCTTACCTTGTCCCATAGAGACTGCAGTTCTTCCTGTCCCCCCAGGTCCCAGAACATGAGACGAGCTTTTCCCACGTCCACAGTGCCGactgggagaggagaaagaatgaagctCGTGATCTTGACGCTGGAAGCCCCACATCCTGGCTCCCCTGCTGACAGAGCAAATCCCCACGGGCTACCTGACGGGGGCCCAGCCCGGCTATGGTCATCCTGGCGCCCCCAGCAACTCAAACCCATACCCTAAGGGCTTACTGTTCAGGCCCACAGTGGTTGTGATCTTGGATAAACTCATTCCTTTGTAGTTCTTGTTAAACCGCGTTTTTGACTGCTCCAGAAAGGTCTGAGGAGGGAGGACAGATCTGCGTTAGATGAAGGACCTGAGCAGTTTGCCAAGCCCGTTTCCCAACTATCTCTTCTCGAAACTTTCCTCAAAAAAACAAGCCAGCACCTCCACTCTTAGATTAGGGGTGACCTTCCTGTGAGCGTTAACAGGGTTTGGATTCCATTTGGATGGTGAATGTAGAGCTGAAGGTAGAAACCCAAAGGAAGAAACACTGGGGGAGACGGGAAAGAGAAACAAGCGTGTACCGTCTTTCCAGCATTGTCCAGGCCCAGGATCAGGATGCAGTACTCATCCTTCTGAAACATGTACTTGTACAGGCCCGAAAGCAGCGTATACATTCTGCCCCTGGGACACCCCAAGAGATAAGTCAGTAAGACATGGGGGTGGTTTGACCCGTTCCGTTCCTTACTCCCCCGGGTTTCCCCACCTTGGTAAATGGTACCCATTTGTCCTGCTGACAGCTCCAACCAGGATCTTAAGGGTGGCTCCTGATTCCCCACCCCAACTCCCTTTATTTCTAAGTCCCACTGGCTCTGCCTCCATAATCTCTCCCAGTTGTCTGGCTTCtctccatctccaccaccaccagCTTTTCCTGGACCACCCCCTACTTCTTCACTCCTGCCTCCCACTCCCATTCCACTCACAGCAGTGACTGTGAACTCGGTTCCAGGCCCCCCTgcatcctcaccccacccccttccccttgCTCACTGAGCCCCGCCTCCCCTTAAGGCTCCACTTGTGCTCAGCTCTTCGTGCACAGGGAACAGGGACACACTTGCCCAAACTGGATATCCAAGTCTGGACAGCCAGATCGTTCTTAAAATTGAGCATGTGTGAGAAGGAGGGATTCACTAAGCAGCAGGAGCCACCGAAGGCTTTGAGGTGGGGCTCCCCATTCTCTAAGCTCCAGGGGTGGCTTTGCAGCGACAAGAGAGGCTGCGATCTCAGCCCACCCGAGGTGGACCTAGAGGTGGCGGTGGGCAGAGGGGATGGGCCCGGCCGGGGGCAGACTTCTGCGGAGGAGATCCCCCCAGGCCCACAGTCCGTCTCCCGGTAGTCCCGCACTTTGGACACCGAGTTTCCAAACTCTTGGGCAAACAGCCTAACAGACGCTCCCACGAGCGACACCCTCGCCTTGGGCGGGCGCCCCCTCCCGCGACCTCACCCCCCACGTCCGCGCCGCGCCGCTCGGGGCAGAGGGCGGCCGCGGCCCCTCAGGAGGGCTCCAGGCGGCGGCGATACAGTCCCTGGCCCACCTGCCTCCGCCCCGGGCCTTGGACCCGCTGCGGCTGCCGCCGGGACCTACGCGCGCTGACCCCGAGCCTAACCCCGCGCGGCGCCTGCTGGGACGAGGCCCGGCCGCCAGAGGAAGGGCGGAGCCGCGTAGAGCCCCGGCGGCCCCCGCGCGCCGCACCCGGCAACCCCCGCGCCGGGCACTTCCGGCGGCCTCGGCGCTCGGGAGGAAGTGCTGTTCGGCTGCGGGGGCGGAAGCAGGGCTGCCGGCTGTAGCCGGTGAGGCCGGCGGGGCTCTTTATGGCGGCGGCTGGATAACAGCGGGGAGAACGGACCTAGAAGAGAAGGTGGGGGCTTTTCCCGGGTGGAGCGGCCGGGGCCTGGGCCCGGGTCCGGTCCCGGTCCCGGTTCCGAGGTCGAGCGGCGGTGGGTGGTAGGAGCCTGAGGGGTCTGGGCAGAGAATGGAGTCGGGCCCGAAAAGAGCCCAAGGGATGGGGGGGCGACTCTGAGGAGGACTGGGCGGAGGGAGTCGGAGGACTGGGTCGGGTCGGGGGCGTAGGCAGGGGCGGGCCCGAGGGGAAAAGGCTTTTAGATTCTCCGGTCACCCCGCTTGGGAGAGCCCTGAGCACAGGGCTGAGAGTAGATGCAAAACACCACGCGGAGAAACCGGATCAAGCGTGACAGCAAAAGGTCGGTAGGCCTTTAGAGGGAAAGGCAGACCTGGACTGGGGAGGACAGCGGCTACGGAGCCCGGCCCCAGGTCTTCACCGGCCAGCTATGCCTTGGGCGGGTTCCTTAAGCTTTCTGAGCCTGTGTTCTCATCTTTGAAAAGGGAGGACGCACCGTACACCTTTTGGCAGGCTGTTGTATTTTATGGCATCGGTGTAAAGCTTTCAGCACAGAACATGGTTAACAGCCCATGTCCAGTACACCGCAGCCTTCAGGGTTTGCTTTAGAATGAGGGCCTCAGACTCCTGAGGCTCAGCTGCCTTCGATTTCTTGCAACTCTGgcttctgcagcttcctctcgAGGACTCAGGGACCCGCACCTGCCCTAAACCCAAAACCAACCAGCCTTCTATAGGATGGATGAGGAGAGCCTGGAGGCGGCTCTTCAGACCTATCGTGCCCAGCTGCAGCAGGTGGAGCTGGCCCTGGGAGCTGACCTGGATTCATCTGAGCAGGCAGACTTGCGCCAGCTGCAAGGGGACCTGAAAGAGCTGATTGAACTAACTGAGGCCAGTCTGGTGTCTGTCAGGAAGAGCAAGCTGTTGGCCACACTGGATCAAGTGCACCCATCCCAGGAAGATGCTGAATACATGGCTTTCCAGAAGGCTGTTGCTGAGGTAGTAGAGGTGCCAGCAGCCCCAGAGGCAGAATTGGAGACTGTTCCTAAAAGAGAGGCAGGGCCAGAACCCAAAAGACTTGGgcaagaggaggaagaggggaaggacAGTGACAACGAGGAAGAGTTAAGTGGGACAAAAGTGAACGCCCCCTACTACAGTCCGTGGGGCACCTTGGAGTATCACAACGCCATGATTGTGGGCACAGAGGAGACAGAGGACGGCTCCACAGCTGTCCGGGTACTCTATCTCTACCCCACGCACAAGGCCCTGAAGCCCTGCCCGTTTTTCCTGGAGGGGAAGTGCCGATTCAAGGAGAACTGCAGGTAAAGCTCTTGGTGCTTGGGGTCCCATGGCTATAGGATATGAGGGGCATGCAGGGAAGGTCAGGGTTGTAATCAGTCCTGGCCAGGTTACTGGCAAGAAGagagctttttcttttcctttttttttttttttgacaggggGAGTCATTTGCCCAGAGTCACTCAATTGGGAAGGGGTGGAGGTGGGCCTGGACCTATGTGGTGAGTCTGCATCTGGCTGTGCCACCCATTGCTGTCTAGGCAACTGATGATAATCtaatctttttaaaatcacatgCTCCTTTGACCTTTGTGCCCAAAggactttttctttaaattccagTGGTTTTTCTGGGCTACATCTTGCTGTGGATCATTCTGAATCCATATTCTTAGAAGCATAGTGCCCTTTCAATATGTAAGGTTTTGTTTGTTCAGAGAAGTTGAGGATTTACAGAAGAGTCATGCACCAAATTCAAGGTTcctgtataccaccctattaaaaaatagaaacggcttcacaaatttgcatgtcatctgTGCGCAGGTGCCTTCCTAATCTTCTCGTCATTCCAATCCTTAGTGTGTGTACTGCCAGAGGGAGCACAATCTGCAGTTTCAGATCTTTTTTATCTCAGGAAAGTTTTTTCTAATTAGTTTTTAGTATGTGTTTAGGTATCTCTGTTTATTGTTCTTTACTTGTCTTTTAATATTTGTGACTTCTTTATcaatctttttatttgcttttttagttttttctctttttaaattttgttttttctcaccagtcttttttatctccatttctttttgataaaattttaagaaattcctctttttttaagaaaattcctttttttcccttaagtcATTGTTTGTCATATTTATTTGCTCTTGTGCATGTTCtaattcagtttttatttctaaagtggagtttttcttcctaattcttttaaaaattctgtcatttcatttctaaattttcctAATTGTGATTTATGCTAGTCTTTAAAGTTTTGTATCGTATTCTTGATgtcctttcattgtttttttttaatttttaatttttgggtgcatggtctgggaatcgaactctggtctcccgcatggaggtgagcattctaccattctgtggggttttttgttttttgttttttgagtagTCCTCTTTAGTgaacattcattgtttttctcttctcttttttcttgtagCTTTATGTGGAATAAACATCAGTACTTTTCTGTTGCTCACTTTTATGAGAAATTAATTTTCCTGAACCTTTAGAAGAAAGTTTATTTAAGTAGCTTTTCTAGAGTCACAAAGCGCTCtcttctgttatttctgtttcctagagttttgtttttttttttatcgtttcttaatacatttgcatcggtttagaggaactagaaacacaacagaaaaagatataaaatgttaattagagaaaagaaataaaagtagtaataatagtaaaaaacaaacaaaaaaaaccctatagctcagatgcagcttcattcagtgttttaacatgattactttacaattaggtattattgtgctgtctatttttgagtttttgtatctagtcctgttgcacagtctgtatcccttccgctccaattacccattatcttaccctgtgtctaactcctgctggactctgttaccaatgacatatttcaagtttattctcgaatgtccgttcacatcagtgggaccatacagtatttgtcctttagtttttggctggactcactcagcataatattctctaggtccatccatgttattacatgcttcataagtctatcctgtcttaaagctgcataatattccatcgtatgtatataccacagtttatttagccattcttctgttgatggacattttggctgtttccatctctttgcaattgtaaataacgctgctataaacattggtgtgcaaatgtccatttgtgtctttgcccttaagtcctttgagtagatacctagcaatggtattgctgggtcgtatggcaattctatattcagtttcctggagattttaaattaattttattttttggttaatATACAGTAAAATTGACTTTTTGGTGCACAGTTAAGTGCTTTAACACATTTATAGATTTGCGCAGTCACCATCCCAATCAGCACAGGTGGTTACATCACCGTAGAAAACTCCTTT
This window contains:
- the ARFRP1 gene encoding ADP-ribosylation factor-related protein 1 isoform X4, whose amino-acid sequence is MYTLLSGLYKYMFQKDEYCILILGLDNAGKTTFLEQSKTRFNKNYKGMSLSKITTTVGLNIGTVDVGKARLMFWDLGGQEELQSLWDKYYAECHGVIYVVDSTDEERLAESEGAFEKMVTSEALEGVPILVLANKQDVELPRATCGCCGPSSTW